From one Nilaparvata lugens isolate BPH chromosome 2, ASM1435652v1, whole genome shotgun sequence genomic stretch:
- the LOC120349902 gene encoding uncharacterized protein LOC120349902, protein MNTILKPDKFSVDPNLSTASKKWTHWHKTFQNFITSIAPQSSDFEKLKTLINFITPDIYEYISESGTYNDVISTSRRIYVKPVNEIFLRHKLSARQQQPDETIDQYLHALKLLSKDCEFKAVTAERNRDDYIRDTFIAGMKSPTIRQRLLENVALTLEEAYSQARSLELAYAQSLAFQSSSQLNATSSQNTQASNQNTDSENCLLAAANEKCYFCGNLRHPRVSCPAKNTICHNCGKQGHFAKVCRSSKLQTKQSKKSKDIMNSIDLAASPGGLTKSTVQALVNGKSVSALIDTGSSLSFINNSTALNLGLPIRPGRGTVSMATTSITSNITGQCLVDLVILDHCYKQANLSVLPELCADIIVGHDILKNHESIKVVFGGKKPQLTVCSVAASTVEPVSLFSNLKPECKPIAIKYHRHSTDDLKFIENEVSKMLKDDVIEPSISPWRAQALVVTNENHRKRMVIDYSKTINRFTLLDAYPLPRIDDIVNKVANYEFFSTIDLKSAYHQITIRKEEKHYTAFEACGQLYQFKRIPFGVTNGVAVFQRVIDQVIRSEQLQDTYAYLDDVTICGKTQEQHDINLKKFINPANKYNLTINNEKSSFSLKSINLLGYHISNKTIKPDPSRLEPLKNLPPPRDTASLRSFLGMFSHYASLIPDYATKVIPLARTAFPLSKAGLQSFETIKSEIIGSVVSCIDPEAQFIVETDASESTIAATLTQSNRPVAFFSRILSPAEQRYSSVEKEAQAIVEALRKWRHYLVGKHFKLITDQRSVALMFDNNRHGKVKNEKIMRWKLELSCFHYDIVYRPGKDNMAADALSRVCSSIQNQENLLVDLHDSLCHPGITRLYHWVRSKNLPYSIDEIRRITNSCKVCAAVKPKFFKHKGTLIKATSAFERLNIDFKGPLPSSIRNRYLLVIVDEFSRFPFAFPCPDLSSSTVKSKLKTLFSTFGVPSYIHSDRGTSFMSQDLKNYLNSHGIATSRTTAYNPAGNGQVERYNCILWKTIELALKSLNLEINQWESVLEDALSSTRTLLCTATNQTPHERMFLHPRRSGNNGVSAPSWLLNSGPVYL, encoded by the coding sequence ATGAATACGATACTGAAGCCAGACAAGTTTAGTGTGgatccaaacttatcaactgcAAGCAAGAAATGGACACATTGGCACAAAACTTTTCAGAACTTCATTACCAGTATCGCACCACAATCATCAGACTTTGAAAAGCTCAAAACACTTATCAACTTCATCACTCCAGATATTTATGAGTACATAAGCGAAAGTGGTACGTATAATGATGTTATATCTACTTCAAGGAGAATCTATGTAAAACctgtaaatgaaatatttttaagacATAAACTATCTGCACGTCAACAACAGCCTGATGAGACTATTGATCAATATCTTCATGCCTTAAAACTATTAAGTAAGGACTGTGAGTTTAAAGCTGTGACAGCTGAAAGAAATAGGGATGATTATATTCGTGACACATTTATTGCTGGAATGAAGTCTCCTACAATTCGCCAGCGTTTACTAGAGAATGTTGCATTAACACTAGAAGAGGCATATAGTCAAGCCAGATCCCTGGAACTTGCATATGCACAATCATTAGCTTTCCAATCTTCATCCCAATTAAATGCAACTTCTTCCCAAAATACTCAAGCAAGCAATCAGAATACTGATTCAGAAAACTGTTTATTAGCTGCTGCTAATGAAAAATGCTATTTTTGTGGTAATCTGAGACATCCTCGGGTCAGCTGCCCagctaaaaatacaatttgtcataATTGTGGAAAACAGGGGCACTTTGCTAAGGTCTGCAGGTCGAGTAAATTACAAACCAAACAATCAAAAAAATCGAAAGATATTATGAACTCTATTGACCTAGCAGCTTCGCCCGGAGGATTGACAAAGAGTACAGTACAAGCCCTGGTTAATGGAAAATCTGTCTCTGCTTTGATAGATACAGGGAGTTCTCTGAGTTTTATAAACAATTCTACTGCTCTTAACCTAGGTCTTCCTATAAGACCAGGTAGGGGTACTGTATCAATGGCGACTACATCAATCACATCCAATATAACAGGACAATGCTTAGTAGATCTTGTCATTCTTGATCACTGTTACAAACAAGCAAATCTTTCGGTCTTACCAGAGCTTTGTGCGGATATAATTGTTGGacatgatattttgaaaaaccatgaAAGTATTAAAGTAGTTTTTGGTGGAAAAAAGCCGCAGTTAACCGTATGCAGCGTGGCAGCCTCAACTGTAGAACCGGTGTCAttgttttctaatttaaaaCCGGAATGTAAACCAATTGCAATCAAATATCATCGACACAGTACGgatgatttgaagtttattgaaaatgaagtaaGTAAAATGCTTAAAGACGATGTTATAGAGCCCAGCATTTCTCCATGGAGAGCTCAAGCGTTAGTGGttacaaatgaaaatcatagaaaaagAATGGTCATTGATTACTCCAAAACTATAAATCGTTTTACATTACTGGATGCTTACCCACTACCAAGAATCGATGATATTGTAAACAAAGTTGCAAATTATGAGTTTTTCAGTACTATCGACTTGAAAAGTGCATACCACCAAATTACGATAAGGAAAGAAGAAAAGCACTACACAGCATTTGAGGCATGTGGTCAACTCTACCAGTTTAAACGCATTCCGTTTGGGGTCACTAATGGAGTGGCAGTGTTCCAACGTGTAATTGACCAAGTTATACGGTCTGAACAGCTACAAGACACTTATGCTTACCTTGATGATGTTACAATCTGTGGCAAAACACAGGAGCAACACgatataaacttgaaaaagtttatcaACCCTGCAAACAAATACAACCTAACTATCAATAATGAGAAGTCTTCATTTTCACTGAAATCGATCAACTTGTTGGGCTATCATATATCTAACAAAACTATCAAGCCTGACCCCAGCCGATTGGAACCACTGAAAAATTTACCTCCGCCTAGAGACACTGCATCGCTGAGGAGCTTCCTTGGTATGTTTTCACATTATGCATCACTAATACCAGATTATGCCACTAAGGTGATTCCTCTTGCCCGTACTGCATTTCCCTTGTCTAAAGCAGGGTTACAATCGTTTGAAActataaaaagtgaaataattggATCTGTAGTAAGTTGCATTGACCCTGAAGCACAATTCATTGTGGAAACTGATGCATCTGAGAGCACCATTGCTGCTACTTTGACTCAATCAAACCGTCCAGTTGCATTCTTCTCAAGGATACTTTCACCAGCAGAACAAAGATATTCAAGTGTTGAGAAAGAAGCACAAGCCATTGTAGAAGCACTGCGAAAATGGCGTCACTACTTGGTTGGCAAACATTTCAAGCTAATTACTGATCAGAGGTCGGTAGCTTTAATGTTTGATAACAACCGTCATGgtaaagtgaaaaatgaaaagataatgAGGTGGAAACTGGAACTGTCTTGTTTTCATTACGATATTGTATATAGACCTGGCAAAGATAATATGGCTGCTGATGCTCTGTCTAGAGTATGCTCTTCAATCCAAAATCAGGAAAATCTATTAGTTGATTTACATGACTCTCTATGCCACCCAGGCATAACACGGTTGTACCACTGGGTTCGGAGTAAAAACTTACCCTACtcaattgatgaaatcagaCGCATAACAAACTCCTGCAAAGTGTGTGCTGCTGTCAAGCCCAAATTCTTCAAACACAAAGGGACTCTGATTAAAGCCACTTCTGCATTTGAACGGCTAAATATCGATTTCAAAGGCCCTCTGCCTTCATCAATTCGAAATCGTTATTTATTGGTAATAGTAGATGAGTTTTCACGGTTCCCTTTTGCTTTCCCATGTCCAGACTTGTCATCATCTACAGTTAAATCAAAACTGAAAACCCTGTTTTCTACGTTTGGGGTTCCTAGTTACATACAttcagacagaggaacatcatTTATGAGTCAAGACTTGAAAAATTACCTAAACTCGCATGGAATTGCAACTAGCAGAACCACTGCTTACAACCCAGCAGGTAATGGACAGGTTGAAAGATATAATTGTATTCTTTGGAAAACGATTGAGCTAGCATTAAAATCacttaatttagaaataaatcaatGGGAGTCAGTTTTAGAAGATGCTCTTAGCTCAACAAGAACATTACTTTGCACAGCCACAAATCAAACTCCTCATGAGCGTATGTTCTTACACCCACGTAGATCTGGAAACAATGGTGTTTCAGCTCCTTCTTGGCTTCTCAATTCCGGCCCtgtctatttataa